A window of the Henckelia pumila isolate YLH828 chromosome 3, ASM3356847v2, whole genome shotgun sequence genome harbors these coding sequences:
- the LOC140893010 gene encoding uncharacterized protein produces MAAVYSLYIINKSGGLIFYKDYGSAGRMDTNDSLRLASLWHSMHAISQQLSPVFGCSGIELLQADTFDLHCFQSLTGTKFFVVCEPGVQHMEGLLKCIYELYTDYVLKNPFYEMEMPIRFELFDINLSQAVQKDRVALLGR; encoded by the exons ATGGCAGCGGTTTACAGCCTCTATATTATCAACAAATCAGGTGGTCTTATTTTCTACAAG GATTATGGGTCAGCTGGAAGAATGGACACAAATGATAGTTTGAGACTGGCAAGCTTGTGGCATTCAATGCATGCCATATCTCAGCAGCTGTCCCCTGTTTTCGGGTGCTCCGGAATCGAGCTTCTCCAAGCTGATACTTTTGATCTCCATTGCTTTCAATCTCTCACTG GTACCAAATTCTTTGTGGTCTGCGAACCTGGAGTCCAACATATGGAGGGTCTCTTGAAATGTATTTATGAGCTATATACAGATTATGTTCTGAAGAACCCGTTTTATGAGATGGAAATGCCAATTCGCTTTGAGCTCTTCGACATAAATTTATCGCAAGCTGTACAGAAGGATCGAGTTGCTTTATTGGGAAGATGA
- the LOC140892381 gene encoding Golgi apparatus membrane protein-like protein ECHIDNA, which translates to MDLNPPPGENYAHPKICFFHVLFKAAALAFYILSALFFDSFVIIFVVTVLLSALDFWVVKNVSGRILVGLRWWNEINDDGESVWKFECLDQESLARMNKKDSWLFWWTLYLTAVAWIFFAIFSIIRFQADYLLVVGVCMTLSIANIVGFTKCRKDAKKQLQAFATQTIASRFSSTIQSAFSVV; encoded by the exons ATGGATCTAAATCCT cCGCCAGGAGAGAATTATGCTCATCCGAAGATATGCTTCTTCCATGTGCTTTTCAAG GCGGCTGCTTTGGCTTTTTATATTCTTTCTGCTCTCTTTTTTGATAGTTTTGTCATCATTTTTGTGGTGACTGTACTACTATCTGCTCTTGATTTCTGGGTAGTCAAGAATGTAAGTGGACGCATCTTGGTGGGTCTTAGGTGGTGGAATGAAATAAATGACGATGGTGAAAGCGTTTGGAAATTCGAATGTCTCGACCAAGAG TCGCTTGCTCGGATGAACAAGAAGGATTCATGGCTGTTCTGGTGGACCTTATACCTCACA GCGGTTGCATGGATCTTCTTTGCTATATTCTCTATCATTAGGTTTCAAGCTGATTATCTTCTCGTTGTTGGTGTATGCATGACACTGAGCATTGCGAATATTGTTGGATTTACCAAATGCCGTAAAG ATGCTAAGAAGCAGCTCCAAGCATTCGCTACGCAGACCATCGCGTCTCGATTCTCATCGACCATTCAATCTGCATTTAGTGTTGTTTGA
- the LOC140893550 gene encoding alkaline/neutral invertase A, mitochondrial-like, with the protein MKSVRFFNMKPGSRIFLPCKNAPLLVVSFPQASKFSACSNFQFRTHKFHTCSSRFPGFKTIFSNARRSCSSQNRNWGQSGILSSIRCRDSCPRSHFVIACAASNIRDLSTSVETRVNDKNFEKIYVHGGLNAKPLSVEKIDLDSNAKIHGDEMESENLENDVKSERLDETKSVRAGKEESEMEKEAWRLLRNAIVTYCGSPVGTLAANDPNDKLPLNYDQVFIRDFVPSAFAFLLKGEGEIVRNFLLHTLQLQSWEKTVDCYSPGQGLMPASFKVRSVALDDNKFEEVLDPDFGESAIGRVAPVDSGLWWIILLRAYGKLTGDYALQERVDVQTGIKLILNLCLSDGFDMFPSLLVTDGSCMIDRRMGIHGHPLEIQALFYSALRCSREMLTLDDGSKNLVRAVSNRLSALSFHIREYYWVDLKKINEIYRYKTEEYSMEATNKFNIYPEQIPHWLMHWIPETGGYLIGNLQPAHMDFRFFTLGNLWSIVSSLCTPKQNEAILNLIEAKWDDLIGQMPLKICYPALESEEWRIITGSDPKNTPWSYHNGGSWPTLLWQFTLACMKMGRTELAKEAITLAEKRLQTDQWPEYYDTRNGKFIGKQARLYQTWSIAGYLTSKMLLDNPKMASVLFWEEDYDLLETCVCALSNSSRKKCSRRLAKSQILV; encoded by the exons ATGAAATCGGTCAGATTTTTTAACATGAAGCCCGGTAGTAGAATCTTTTTGCCTTGCAAGAACGCGCCTTTATTGGTTGTTTCTTTTCCGCAAGCCTCCAAGTTTTCGGCTTGTTCCAATTTTCAATTTAGAACCCACAAGTTTCACACATGTTCCTCTCGGTTTCCCGGGTTTAAGACCATATTCAGCAATGCTCGGAGATCATGTTCTTCCCAAAATAGGAATTGGGGTCAGTCGGGTATTTTGTCAAGCATCCGCTGCCGTGATTCTTGCCCGAGAAGCCATTTTGTGATTGCTTGTGCTGCATCAAATATCAGGGATTTGTCAACTTCTGTTGAAACCCGCGTGAATGACAAGAATTTCGAGAAAATTTATGTGCATGGCGGGCTTAATGCCAAGCCATTGTCGGTGGAAAAGATTGATTTGGATTCAAATGCAAAGATTCATGGAGATGAGATGGAGTCTGAAAATCTTGAAAATGATGTAAAAAGTGAGAGATTAGATGAAACTAAGAGTGTGAGAGCAGGTAAAGAAGAGTCTGAGATGGAAAAGGAGGCGTGGAGGCTGCTGAGGAACGCCATCGTGACGTATTGTGGGAGTCCTGTGGGGACTCTGGCTGCCAATGATCCTAACGACAAGTTGCCTCTGAACTATGATCAGGTGTTTATAAGAGATTTTGTGCCGTCGGCCTTTGCGTTTTTGCTGAAGGGGGAAGGGGAGATTGTGAGGAATTTTCTGCTTCACACCTTGCAACTACAg AGTTGGGAGAAAACAGTGGACTGCTACAGCCCTGGACAAGGATTGATGCCAGCAAGTTTTAAAGTTAGATCTGTAGCTTTAGATGATAACAAGTTTGAAGAAGTTTTAGATCCCGATTTTGGAGAGTCAGCTATTGGCCGTGTAGCACCTGTGGACTCTG GACTATGGTGGATCATCTTATTGAGAGCTTATGGGAAGCTTACTGGTGACTATGCATTACAGGAAAGAGTGGATGTTCAGACAGGGATAAAACTGATTCTAAACCTTTGCTTGTCTGATGGTTTCGATATGTTTCCTTCATTGCTTGTCACTGATGGCTCTTGTATGATAGATCGGCGAATGGGTATTCATGGGCATCCCTTAGAGATTCAA GCTTTGTTTTACTCAGCCCTTCGGTGTTCGCGTGAGATGCTTACATTAGATGATGGATCCAAAAATTTGGTCAGGGCTGTCAGTAATAGGCTCAGTGCGCTGTCATTTCATATTCGTGAATATTACTGGGTTGATCTGAAGAAAATTAATGAAATCTACAGATATAAGACTGAGGAGTATTCCATGGAAGCCACTAACAAGTTTAATATATACCCGGAACAAATTCCTCACTGGTTGATGCATTGGATTCCTGAGACGGGTGGTTATCTTATTGGCAATCTGCAGCCAGCTCACATGGACTTCAGGTTCTTCACACTTGGAAATCTCTGGTCCATAGTGTCGTCCTTGTGTACTCCAAAACAAAACGAGGCTATACTCAATCTCATAGAAGCTAAATGGGATGATCTTATTGGTCAAATGCCTTTGAAGATATGTTACCCTGCTCTGGAGTCAGAAGAATGGCGAATAATCACTGGCAGTGACCCAAAGAATAC ACCATGGTCGTACCATAATGGTGGATCTTGGCCGACTCTTCTATGGCAG TTCACATTGGCATGCATGAAGATGGGTCGGACAGAACTGGCCAAGGAAGCAATCACTTTAGCGGAAAAAAGGCTTCAAACAGATCAATGGCCTGAATACTACGACACAAGGAATGGAAAGTTCATAGGAAAACAAGCTAGACTGTACCAAACATGGTCAATCGCTGGATATCTGACATCTAAAATGCTGCTAGATAATCCCAAAATGGCATCCGTtttgttttgggaagaagactACGATCTTCTCGAAACCTGTGTATGTGCCTTGAGCAACTCTAGCCGTAAGAAGTGCTCCCGTAGGCTTGCCAAGTCACAGATTCTAGTCTGA
- the LOC140890016 gene encoding intermediate cleaving peptidase 55, mitochondrial-like isoform X1, which yields MHIARRNLLHIHPSNILNQVVKASAYSSRAVRDVGQPSAATHPQIIKEGEITPGISIEEYISRRKKLLELLPHDSLAIVASAPVKMMNDVVPYTFRQDADYQYITGCQQPGGIAVLGHDCGLCMFMPEAKPDDIMWQGEIAGADVALGTFKADKAYPLSMLDKILSRMIERSSQLFHNVNTSKSIYTNLEAFQRATYNGKVKDFSVYTHEARWVKSQAELNLMRHSASIACQALLQTMMHSKLFPNEGMLSAKFEYECRMRGAQRMAFNPVVGGGPNGSIIHYARNDQRIREGDLVLMDVGCELHGYVSDLTRTWPPCGGFSSSQEELYDLLLETNEECVKLCRPGTSIREIHNYSGNKLRRGFKEIGILKKDNPQIYHSLNPTNIGHYLGMDVHDCSKISYDRPLKPGVVITIEPGVYIPSNFDCPGRYQGIGIRIEDEVLITESGYEVLTGSMPKTIKHVESLINNLCNGNGMETQNLMTAAVS from the exons ATGCATATTGCTCGGAGAAATCTATTGCACATACACCCATCCAATATCTTGAATCAA GTAGTCAAGGCCAGTGCATATTCTAGTCGGGCAGTTCGCGATGTGGGACAACCATCGGCTGCCACTCACCCTCAG ATAATAAAGGAAGGAGAGATTACGCCTGGCATCAGCATTGAAGAATATATATCGAGAAGGAAGAAATTGTTGGAACTTCTTCCACATGATAGTTTAGCGATTGTTGCATCTGCCCCAGTAAAGATGATGAATGATGTTGTGCCATATACATTTCGACAAGATGCTGATTATCAATACATCACCGGCTGCCAACAGCCAGGCGGCATTGCAGTTTTAGGCCATGACTGTGGTTTATGCATGTTCATGCCGGAAGCAAAGCCTGAT GACATCATGTGGCAAGGAGAGATTGCTGGAGCTGATGTAGCTCTTGGAACATTCAAGGCTGACAAAGCGTACCCACTAAGCATGCTTGATAAG ATTCTCTCAAGGATGATAGAAAGATCATCCCAGTTGTTTCATAATGTGAATACATCTAAATCTATTTATACAAACTTGGAGGCATTTCAAAGAGCAACTTACAATGGCAAAGTTAAAGATTTTTCAGTCTATACTCATGAAGCACGATGGGTTAAATCACAAGCAGAGCTCAACTTGATGAGGCATTCTGCATCCATAGCTTGTCAG GCTCTTCTCCAAACGATGATGCATTCAAAATTATTTCCTAATGAAGGAATGTTGTCGGCAAAGTTTGAATATGAATGCAGAATGAGAGGCGCGCAAAGAATGGC ATTCAATCCTGTAGTTGGTGGAGGGCCCAATGGAAGTATCATACATTATGCAAGGAATGATCAGAGA ATACGAGAAGGCGACCTTGTCCTCATGGATGTTGGATGTGAGCTCCATGGCTATGTTAGTGATCTTACTCGTACGTGGCCACCTTGTGGAGGATTCTCATCATCTCAG GAAGAACTTTATGACCTTTTATTGGAGACAAATGAAGAATGTGTAAAGCTCTGTAGACCAGGCACAAGCATTCGAGAAATACACAACTATTCG GGCAATAAATTGCGGAGAGGATTTAAAGAAATTGGAATACTGAAAAAAGATAATCCTCAAATTTACCATTCGCTGAACCCTACCAATATAG GTCACTATCTCGGAATGGATGTTCATGATTGCTCAAAAATTAGCTATGACCGCCCCTTGAAACCTGGTGTT GTAATCACAATTGAACCAGGAGTTTATATTCCTTCTAATTTTGATTGTCCTGGGAG GTATCAAGGAATTGGTATAAGGATAGAAGACGAAGTTCTCATCACAGAATCAGGATATGAG GTGCTTACTGGTTCAATGCCAAAAACTATTAAGCACGTGGAATCTTTGATTAACAATTTGTGTAACGGAAATGGAATGGAGACGCAAAACCTTATGACAGCGGCTGTTAGTTGA
- the LOC140890016 gene encoding intermediate cleaving peptidase 55, mitochondrial-like isoform X2, translating to MMNDVVPYTFRQDADYQYITGCQQPGGIAVLGHDCGLCMFMPEAKPDDIMWQGEIAGADVALGTFKADKAYPLSMLDKILSRMIERSSQLFHNVNTSKSIYTNLEAFQRATYNGKVKDFSVYTHEARWVKSQAELNLMRHSASIACQALLQTMMHSKLFPNEGMLSAKFEYECRMRGAQRMAFNPVVGGGPNGSIIHYARNDQRIREGDLVLMDVGCELHGYVSDLTRTWPPCGGFSSSQEELYDLLLETNEECVKLCRPGTSIREIHNYSGNKLRRGFKEIGILKKDNPQIYHSLNPTNIGHYLGMDVHDCSKISYDRPLKPGVVITIEPGVYIPSNFDCPGRYQGIGIRIEDEVLITESGYEVLTGSMPKTIKHVESLINNLCNGNGMETQNLMTAAVS from the exons ATGATGAATGATGTTGTGCCATATACATTTCGACAAGATGCTGATTATCAATACATCACCGGCTGCCAACAGCCAGGCGGCATTGCAGTTTTAGGCCATGACTGTGGTTTATGCATGTTCATGCCGGAAGCAAAGCCTGAT GACATCATGTGGCAAGGAGAGATTGCTGGAGCTGATGTAGCTCTTGGAACATTCAAGGCTGACAAAGCGTACCCACTAAGCATGCTTGATAAG ATTCTCTCAAGGATGATAGAAAGATCATCCCAGTTGTTTCATAATGTGAATACATCTAAATCTATTTATACAAACTTGGAGGCATTTCAAAGAGCAACTTACAATGGCAAAGTTAAAGATTTTTCAGTCTATACTCATGAAGCACGATGGGTTAAATCACAAGCAGAGCTCAACTTGATGAGGCATTCTGCATCCATAGCTTGTCAG GCTCTTCTCCAAACGATGATGCATTCAAAATTATTTCCTAATGAAGGAATGTTGTCGGCAAAGTTTGAATATGAATGCAGAATGAGAGGCGCGCAAAGAATGGC ATTCAATCCTGTAGTTGGTGGAGGGCCCAATGGAAGTATCATACATTATGCAAGGAATGATCAGAGA ATACGAGAAGGCGACCTTGTCCTCATGGATGTTGGATGTGAGCTCCATGGCTATGTTAGTGATCTTACTCGTACGTGGCCACCTTGTGGAGGATTCTCATCATCTCAG GAAGAACTTTATGACCTTTTATTGGAGACAAATGAAGAATGTGTAAAGCTCTGTAGACCAGGCACAAGCATTCGAGAAATACACAACTATTCG GGCAATAAATTGCGGAGAGGATTTAAAGAAATTGGAATACTGAAAAAAGATAATCCTCAAATTTACCATTCGCTGAACCCTACCAATATAG GTCACTATCTCGGAATGGATGTTCATGATTGCTCAAAAATTAGCTATGACCGCCCCTTGAAACCTGGTGTT GTAATCACAATTGAACCAGGAGTTTATATTCCTTCTAATTTTGATTGTCCTGGGAG GTATCAAGGAATTGGTATAAGGATAGAAGACGAAGTTCTCATCACAGAATCAGGATATGAG GTGCTTACTGGTTCAATGCCAAAAACTATTAAGCACGTGGAATCTTTGATTAACAATTTGTGTAACGGAAATGGAATGGAGACGCAAAACCTTATGACAGCGGCTGTTAGTTGA
- the LOC140888590 gene encoding 3'-5' exonuclease-like: MHRFQTPNPSTITFNPTLSKYYITFGGATIETTVTSTAATAAEWVAEITTLYAGRPTVVGLDVEWRPHPVQSMSNKSATLQLCIDGKCLILQLFYMDEIPESLKNFLMDPNFTFVGIEVGDDISKLKNEYGLECVSSRDVREAAKERWPGRFRRPGLKDLALEVCGMNLRKPKHVCMSNWEARELSKYQVEYACLDAYASYKIGHKLIIEPA; encoded by the coding sequence ATGCATCGATTTCAAACCCCTAACCCTTCCACCATAACATTCAACCCCACACTCTCCAAATACTACATAACCTTCGGCGGAGCCACCATCGAAACCACCGTCACCTCCACCGCCGCCACCGCCGCCGAATGGGTGGCCGAGATCACCACCCTTTACGCCGGAAGGCCCACGGTGGTTGGTCTCGACGTCGAATGGCGGCCACATCCAGTCCAATCGATGAGCAACAAATCAGCCACCCTTCAACTGTGCATCGATGGGAAATGCTTGATCCTTCAGCTCTTCTACATGGACGAAATCCCGGAATCTCTCAAGAACTTTCTCATGGACCCCAACTTCACGTTCGTGGGGATCGAAGTGGGAGACGATATCTCCAAGTTGAAGAACGAATATGGGCTGGAGTGCGTCAGCAGCAGGGACGTGAGGGAGGCGGCGAAAGAGCGGTGGCCGGGGCGGTTCCGACGGCCGGGATTGAAGGATCTTGCTTTGGAAGTGTGTGGGATGAATTTGAGGAAGCCTAAGCATGTGTGCATGAGTAATTGGGAAGCAAGAGAGCTTAGTAAATATCAGGTTGAGTATGCATGCCTTGATGCTTATGCTTCTTACAAGATTGGTCACAAGCTCATTATAGAGCCAGCCTAG